From the Lathyrus oleraceus cultivar Zhongwan6 chromosome 4, CAAS_Psat_ZW6_1.0, whole genome shotgun sequence genome, one window contains:
- the LOC127135302 gene encoding auxin transporter-like protein 5 encodes MLSVCFSNIYYINDNLDKRTWTYIFEACCATTVFIPSFHNYRIWSFLGLVMTTYTAWYLTIAAILHGQMEGVKHSGPNKMVLYFTGATNILYTFGGHAVTVEIMHAMWKPQKFKAIYLMATLYVLTLTLPSAAAVY; translated from the exons ATGTTGTCTGTTTGTTTCAGCAATATATATTACATAAATGATAATCTGGACAAGAGGACTTGGACATACATATTCGAAGCATGTTGTGCAACCACTGTCTTTATTCCTTCATTTCACAACTACAGAATCTGGTCCTTTTTGGGTCTTGTTATGACCACTTACACTGCTTGGTATCTAACAATTGCTGCAATCCTTCACGGTCAG ATGGAAGGAGTTAAGCACTCGGGTCCAAATAAAATGGTGCTATATTTTACTGGGGCCACAAACATTCTCTACACATTTGGGGGCCATGCCGTTACTGT GGAAATCATGCACGCTATGTGGAAGCCACAAAAGTTCAAAGCCATATATTTAATGGCTACCCTTTATGTTCTGACACTGACCCTTCCATCAGCAGCAGCAGTTTATTAG
- the LOC127136502 gene encoding uncharacterized protein LOC127136502, giving the protein MNNQAAFRQQMDASNRDMVGVLAREMNTIFSPLIQNVNRTNTDNAQTYQQLSAQMGRIADFLGAPQPAVRRRPNQVIIQGEEPTIDQVRPQRQALDERVMGARLEQQSIRREVPEEQPRRVIMVNRDQDADEVIHRVRRENMMENDLTSMIERIMAQNGLNIRLRWPNYSSPLSEYVLQTELPRGCKIPKFTKFSGDTSESTIEHIARYMTEAGDLANSENLRMKYFPSSLTKNAFTWFTTLPPNSVDA; this is encoded by the coding sequence ATGAATAATCAGGCAGCctttagacaacaaatggatgcCAGTAACCGTGATATGGTAGGAGTCTTGGCCAGAGAAATGAATACCATTTTCTCTCCGTTAATACAAAATGTGAATAGGACTAATACTGACAACGCCCAAACATACCAACAATTGTCAGCACAGATGGGACGCATAGCAGATTTTCTAGGCGCCCCACAACCTGCTGTTCGACGCAGGCCAAACCAAGTTATAATCCAGGGCGAGGAACCAACGATAGATCAGGTTCGACCACAAAGGCAAGCCCTTGACGAAAGAGTCATGGGGGCAAGATTGGAACAACAATCAATTCGACGGGAAGTCCCTGAAGAACAACCTAGGAGAGTGATAATGGTTAATAGAGACCAGGACGCAGACGAAGTAATTCATAGGGTTAGGCGGGAAAACATGATGGAAAATGACCTAACCAGTATGATAGAGAGAATCATGGCCCAGAATGGTCTAAACATAAGACTTCGATGGCCAAACTATTCTTCTCCCCTATCAGAGTATGTCCTGCAAACAGAATTACCAAGGGGTTGTAAAatccctaagttcaccaaattctcagggGATACTAGTGAATCCACTATAGAGCATATAGCCAGATACATGACTGAGGCGGGGGATTTGGCGAACAGTGAGAACTTGAGGATGaaatatttccctagttcttTAACAAAGAACGCTTTCACGTGGTTTACGACTTTGCCACCAAATTCCGTAGATGCTTGA